From a single Lolium rigidum isolate FL_2022 chromosome 7, APGP_CSIRO_Lrig_0.1, whole genome shotgun sequence genomic region:
- the LOC124677877 gene encoding WD repeat-containing protein 25-like, which produces MDLLSAAYGAASEDEADGNPAPSWVDTGPPSVAPPPPKRPRWGPTPYPPPPPLPTLQPQPAPPLAAPVSGRYVSKRERALLAASQAPTVSETPLPPPMAPVLGSLTDSNIRPDILRSLRCQPKSGSTNSLPSKLSVSLTSHTKAVNCVDWSPSHGHLLASAGMDHTVHIWNVWNNGNTSARVLKHHAAAVKDVRWSYHQPVLLSGGFDCSSRLVDAEVGKEIREFKEDQPVEVIKFNPSNSNLFLSGGSKGSLRLWDIRTGLATKEFNRSLGTILDIEFSADGKQFISSTDTTRSNVSENTIIVWDILRQVPLSNQIYTEAFTCPCVRYHPYEASFVAQSNGNYIAIFSARPPFKLNRYTRFEGHGVWGFPIKCSFSLSGRELASGSSDGSIYFYDYKSSKLLRKIEAFKEACTYVAYHPVIPNVIASCGWTGEISVFE; this is translated from the exons ATGGATCTCCTCTCTGCCGCCTACGGCGCCGCCTCAGAGGACGAAGCCGACGGCAACCCGGCTCCCAGCTGGGTCGACACAGGCCCCCCCTCCGTTGCCCCGCCACCCCCAAAGCGGCCTCGGTGGGGGCCTACCCCGTacccgccacctcctcctctccccaCCCTGCAGCCCCAACCAGCGCCGCCGCTGGCCGCCCCCGTCAGCGGAAGGTACGTCTCCAAGAGGGAACGCGCCCTCCTGGCCGCGTCGCAGGCCCCCACGGTCTCCGAGACACCGCTTCCGCCGCCGATGGCTCCCG TTCTGGGATCTCTCACTGATTCAAATATTCGACCTGACATTTTGCGATCTTTACGATGCCAACCGAAGTCTGGATCAACCAACAGTTTACCTTCGAAGCTCTCAGTGTCTTTGACCAGTCACACTAAAGCTGTCAATTGTGTGGATTGGTCACCGAGTCATG GACATCTTCTTGCTTCGGCTGGAATGGACCATACAGTCCACATATGGAACGTATGGAACAATGGGAATACTTCTGCTCGAGTATTAAAACATCATGCTGCTGCTGTAAAGGATGTGAGGTGGTCCTACCATCAGCCCGTGTTACTCTCTGGAGGGTTTGATTGTTCCTCACGACTAGTTGATGCCGAAGTGGGAAAAGAAATCAGGGAATTCAAGGAGGATCAACCTGTGGAGGTCATCAAGTTTAATCCAAGCAACTCCAATCTCTTCCTTTCTGGTGGGTCCAAGGGTTCTCTTAGACTCTGGGATATTCGAACTGGCTTGGCAACTAAAGAGTTCAACAGAAGTCTCGGCACCATCCTTGACATTGAGTTCAGCGCTGATGGGAAACAGTTTATCTCTTCAACTGACACAACCAGAAGCAATGTTAGTGAGAACACTATAATTGTATGGGATATTCTACGACAAGTTCCTTTATCTAACCAG ATTTATACAGAAGCATTCACCTGTCCTTGTGTGAGATATCACCCCTACGAAGCTTCTTTTGTTGCTCAATCCAATGGTAACTACATCGCGATTTTCTCAGCTAGGCCACCATTCAAGTTAAACAGGTATACGCGGTTCGAAGGACATGGGGTATGGGGTTTCCCAATAAAGTGCAGTTTCTCTCTAAGTGGGAGGGAACTTGCATCTGGTTCATCTGATGGTTCTATCTATTTTTATGATTATAAATCATCAAAGCTTCTAAGGAAAATTGAAGCCTTCAAAGAAGCGTGTACCTATGTTGCGTACCACCCTGTAATACCTAATGTGATTGCTTCATGTGGCTGGACTGGTGAGATATCCGTTTTTGAATGA